The following are encoded together in the Triticum dicoccoides isolate Atlit2015 ecotype Zavitan chromosome 6B, WEW_v2.0, whole genome shotgun sequence genome:
- the LOC119320154 gene encoding cytochrome c oxidase subunit 2, translating into MILRSLSCRFLTIALCDAAEPWQLGSQDAATPMMQGIIDLHHDIFFFLILILVFVSRMLVRALWHFNEQTNPIPQRIVHGTTIEIIRTIFPSVILLFIAIPSFALLYSMDGVLVDPAITIKAIGHQWYRTYEYSDYNSSDEQSLTFDSYTIPEDDPELGQSRLLEVDNRVVVPAKTHLRMIVTPADVPHSWAVPSSGVKCDAVPGRSNLTSISVQREGVYYGQCSEIRGTNHAFTPIVVEAVTLKDYADWVSNQLILQTN; encoded by the exons ATGATTCTTCGTTCATTATCATGTCGATTCCTCACAATCGCTCTTTGTGATGCTGCGGAACCATGGCAATTAGGATCTCAAGACGCAGCAACACCTATGATGCAAGGAATCATTGACTTACATCACGATATCTTTTTCTTCCTCATTCTTATTTTGGTTTTCGTATCACGGATGTTGGTTCGCGCTTTATGGCATTTCAACGAGCAAACTAATCCAATCCCACAAAGGATTGTCCATGGAACTACTATCGAAATTATTCGGACCATATTTCCAAGTGTCATTCTTTTGTTCATTGCTATACCATCGTTTGCTCTGTTATACTCAATGGACGGGGTATTAGTAGATCCAGCCATTACTATCAAAGCTATTGGACATCAATGGTATCGGA CTTATGAGTATTCGGACTATAACAGTTCCGATGAACAGTCACTCACTTTTGACAGTTATACGATTCCAGAAGATGATCCAGAATTGGGTCAATCACGTTTATTAGAAGTTGACAATAGAGTGGTTGTACCAGCCAAAACTCATCTACGTATGATTGTAACACCCGCTGATGTACCTCATAGTTGGGCTGTGCCTTCCTCAGGTGTCAAATGTGATGCTGTACCTGGTCGTTCAAATCTTACCTCCATCTCGGTACAACGAGAAGGAGTTTACTATGGTCAGTGCAGTGAGATTCGTGGAACTAATCATGCCTTTACGCCTATCGTCGTAGAAGCAGTGACTTTGAAAGATTATGCGGATTGGGTATCCAATCAATTAATCCTCCAAACCAACTAA